The Deltaproteobacteria bacterium genome window below encodes:
- a CDS encoding dihydropteroate synthase: MLLIGESLNVISKKIGRAFKERDPKPIQEEALFQKEKGMDYIDINLGPAKKDGPELMPWVVETVQEVVDDVPLVLDTSNIDAIAAALKVCKLPPIINSIMVRPERYEKMVPLTAEHGADFIALMWGPDGLPRDENERAALCVELLYFANEAGIPNEKIWVDGIVTPVNIQQPQAISLMEFQGMIQDIAPGARSTCGLSNISNGPPDHLRPILNQTYMVMLQKYGMESVIADPRDDQLIDIAKGNRQDIVDLIYGIMDGEAPDIDSLSKELQDYAKTTNVILGKTLYSDSWLEI; the protein is encoded by the coding sequence ATGTTACTCATCGGCGAAAGTTTAAACGTAATTTCCAAGAAGATCGGCCGCGCATTCAAGGAACGCGACCCCAAGCCGATCCAGGAGGAAGCCCTTTTTCAAAAGGAAAAAGGCATGGACTACATCGACATCAATCTCGGGCCGGCCAAGAAAGACGGCCCCGAACTGATGCCCTGGGTGGTGGAAACCGTTCAGGAAGTCGTGGATGATGTCCCGCTGGTCCTGGACACCTCCAACATCGATGCCATCGCAGCGGCACTCAAGGTTTGCAAGCTGCCGCCCATCATCAACTCCATCATGGTCCGGCCCGAGCGCTATGAAAAAATGGTGCCTCTGACGGCGGAACACGGTGCAGATTTCATCGCCCTGATGTGGGGGCCCGACGGCCTGCCGCGTGATGAAAACGAACGCGCCGCCCTGTGTGTGGAACTGCTCTATTTTGCCAACGAGGCCGGTATTCCCAATGAAAAGATCTGGGTTGACGGTATTGTCACCCCGGTCAACATCCAGCAGCCCCAGGCCATCAGCCTGATGGAGTTCCAGGGAATGATCCAGGACATCGCCCCGGGCGCCAGGAGTACCTGCGGCCTCTCCAACATCTCCAACGGTCCTCCGGACCATCTGCGGCCCATCCTCAATCAGACCTACATGGTTATGCTGCAGAAATACGGTATGGAGTCGGTCATCGCCGATCCCAGGGACGACCAGCTCATCGACATCGCCAAGGGCAATCGTCAGGACATCGTCGACCTGATTTACGGTATTATGGACGGTGAAGCCCCCGACATTGACAGCCTTTCCAAGGAACTGCAGGACTATGCCAAGACCACCAACGTCATCCTCGGCAAAACCCTCTACTCCGATTCATGGCTGGAGATCTAA
- a CDS encoding acetyl-CoA decarbonylase/synthase complex subunit delta — protein MGFEFTKESYTGAVKEITLGEGAKAVTVGGETCYPFYQFEGDMPHKPKIAMEVWDMEPEEWAPAALEPFKDVVSDPAAWAKKCVDDFGAELIVLQLKSIDPNGDDASPADAAARVKAVAEAIDVPLIVWGCANPQKDEDVLKAVAEACQDFNLAIGPVEDTNHKGIGAAAMGYGHIVISSSPIDVNIAKQVNILLENLGMPMDRVIIDPTTGGLGYGLEYSYSVMERLRMAAMAQGDDKLQFPIINNLANEVWKCKEAKQGVDEAPELGDPERRGILMEAVGAVSYLMAGTDIMIMRHPEAIRMVKAFIDLVVDGGSAADVTPVAKALDDVEIDFAAISPKPDLTIEEEKEAKTAPAKKAEAKPKAEKKAPAPKAAPKQEAPEKAEAKKAEPKIEEAPAVDEKADAEAKAKAEADAKAKAEADAKAKAEAEAKAKADAEAKAKADAEAKAKAEADAKAKADADAKAAREAEEDSLRQKRAAEREALESKREKGEAKVVSLTAAAAQKDQNEKILEKLNWVHRRVKLY, from the coding sequence TTGGGTTTCGAATTCACTAAAGAATCTTATACCGGCGCCGTAAAAGAAATCACACTAGGTGAGGGCGCCAAGGCTGTTACCGTTGGGGGAGAGACCTGCTACCCGTTCTACCAGTTTGAAGGTGACATGCCCCACAAACCGAAAATTGCCATGGAAGTGTGGGATATGGAGCCTGAGGAATGGGCGCCGGCAGCACTTGAACCATTCAAGGATGTCGTGTCGGATCCGGCCGCCTGGGCAAAAAAATGTGTGGACGACTTCGGTGCCGAACTCATCGTTCTGCAGCTCAAGAGCATCGATCCCAACGGGGATGACGCCAGCCCCGCGGATGCGGCCGCCAGGGTCAAGGCCGTGGCCGAAGCCATCGATGTCCCCCTGATCGTCTGGGGTTGTGCCAACCCCCAGAAAGATGAAGACGTGCTCAAAGCGGTTGCCGAAGCCTGCCAGGACTTCAATCTGGCCATCGGCCCGGTGGAAGACACCAATCACAAGGGGATCGGAGCGGCTGCCATGGGCTACGGCCACATCGTGATCTCTTCCTCACCCATCGACGTCAACATCGCCAAACAGGTCAATATTCTGCTCGAGAACCTGGGCATGCCCATGGACCGGGTGATCATCGATCCCACCACCGGCGGATTGGGTTACGGACTCGAATATTCCTATTCGGTCATGGAACGGTTGCGCATGGCCGCCATGGCCCAGGGGGACGACAAGCTGCAATTCCCCATCATCAACAACCTGGCCAATGAGGTCTGGAAGTGCAAGGAGGCCAAACAGGGTGTCGACGAAGCGCCTGAACTGGGAGACCCCGAAAGACGCGGGATTCTCATGGAAGCCGTGGGCGCCGTCTCCTATCTGATGGCGGGCACCGACATCATGATCATGCGCCATCCGGAAGCCATCCGCATGGTCAAGGCCTTTATCGACCTGGTAGTCGATGGCGGCAGTGCCGCCGACGTCACCCCCGTCGCCAAGGCCCTGGACGATGTAGAGATCGACTTTGCCGCCATCTCCCCGAAACCGGATCTTACCATCGAAGAGGAAAAAGAGGCCAAGACCGCTCCGGCCAAGAAGGCCGAGGCCAAACCCAAGGCCGAGAAGAAAGCGCCGGCCCCAAAAGCCGCTCCCAAGCAGGAGGCTCCCGAAAAGGCTGAAGCTAAAAAAGCCGAGCCGAAAATAGAGGAAGCCCCCGCGGTAGACGAAAAAGCCGATGCAGAAGCCAAGGCCAAAGCCGAGGCCGACGCCAAGGCCAAGGCCGAAGCCGATGCCAAAGCCAAGGCCGAGGCCGAGGCCAAGGCCAAGGCCGATGCCGAAGCCAAGGCCAAGGCTGATGCCGAAGCCAAGGCCAAGGCCGAGGCCGATGCCAAGGCCAAAGCCGACGCCGACGCCAAAGCGGCCCGCGAGGCCGAGGAAGATTCCCTCCGTCAAAAACGCGCCGCCGAACGCGAGGCGCTGGAATCCAAACGGGAAAAAGGGGAAGCCAAGGTGGTTTCCCTCACCGCTGCAGCCGCCCAGAAGGATCAAAATGAAAAGATTCTGGAAAAACTCAACTGGGTACACCGTCGGGTGAAGCTGTATTAA
- the cdhC gene encoding CO dehydrogenase/CO-methylating acetyl-CoA synthase complex subunit beta has protein sequence MSKLVAFAAIQGGYKVVSAAEGAFHNALESYNADTKIEFPNTGYYLPVIYSLTGMKVEKLEDLKKPLDFARGLLPPHVKGKNHLPYLGPLLDAGMAAIFAYEIIEAIRIMKDPDFYLPGEDPDIEAGKIWLGPADDVILRKRGVEFVDGSAPGFAAVVGACPDPETAKMIVEDYQKKNLYIFCAANHNGTSVIQQLLEAGVQVGWSTRIVPFGPDISSAVFALGFANRAAMAFGGIQPGDYKKILHYNKDRVFAFVNAFGDIGTEWGVAAAGCVNWGFPTLADTDIPEILPTGICTYEHVVANVPHDEICQRSVEVRGLKVTVSEIDIPMSFGPAFEGERVRGADLHCQMGGGKTQATELVKMADMKEIEDGKVVIEGPDVSDLKEGETLPLGIFIQVAGREMQVDFEPILERQIHHLINYIQGIMHIGQRDIAWIRVSKAAMEKEFSLKHIGVVLHAKFHQEFGKILDKVQVTLYTDKKKVDELTKTARAEYKTRDERVENMTDEDVETYYSCTLCQSFAPTHVCTVSPERTGLCGAYNWMDCKASFEINPTGPNQPIEKGEVLDPVLGQFKGVNEFVKSASRGAIDHYNFYSMVIDPMTTCGCCECIAAMLPSCNGVMTVNRDYTGETPCGMKFTTLAGVMGGGASSPGFVGHSKFNITQRKFIKGDGGLLRMVWMPKMLKEEIKERIDKMAAELGEPDLYDKIADETVGITEEEILPWLEEKGHPALSMDPLIG, from the coding sequence ATGTCTAAGTTAGTCGCATTTGCCGCCATACAGGGTGGCTACAAAGTCGTATCAGCCGCCGAAGGCGCTTTCCACAATGCCCTGGAGTCTTACAATGCAGACACCAAGATCGAGTTCCCCAATACCGGTTACTATCTCCCGGTGATCTACTCCCTCACGGGCATGAAGGTGGAAAAACTGGAAGACCTGAAAAAACCACTGGATTTTGCACGCGGCCTGTTGCCGCCGCACGTCAAGGGCAAAAACCATCTGCCCTATCTGGGGCCCCTGCTGGACGCCGGTATGGCCGCCATCTTTGCCTATGAAATCATCGAAGCCATCCGCATCATGAAAGACCCCGACTTCTACCTGCCGGGGGAGGATCCCGACATCGAAGCCGGCAAAATCTGGCTGGGGCCGGCGGACGACGTCATCCTCAGAAAGAGGGGCGTCGAGTTCGTGGACGGCAGCGCCCCCGGTTTTGCCGCCGTCGTCGGCGCCTGCCCGGATCCGGAAACCGCCAAGATGATCGTGGAGGACTACCAGAAGAAAAACCTCTACATCTTCTGTGCCGCCAACCACAACGGAACGTCGGTCATTCAGCAGCTGCTGGAAGCCGGTGTCCAGGTGGGCTGGAGCACCCGCATCGTGCCCTTCGGCCCGGATATCTCCTCGGCGGTGTTCGCCCTCGGGTTCGCCAACCGCGCCGCCATGGCCTTCGGCGGCATTCAGCCGGGCGACTACAAGAAAATTCTGCATTACAACAAGGACCGCGTATTCGCCTTTGTCAATGCCTTCGGCGACATCGGCACCGAATGGGGCGTCGCCGCGGCCGGTTGCGTCAACTGGGGCTTCCCAACGCTGGCCGACACCGACATCCCGGAAATCCTGCCCACGGGTATCTGTACCTACGAGCACGTGGTGGCCAACGTTCCCCACGATGAAATCTGCCAGAGATCCGTTGAAGTTAGGGGCCTCAAGGTCACGGTCTCCGAAATCGACATCCCGATGTCATTCGGCCCGGCCTTCGAAGGTGAGCGTGTCCGCGGCGCCGACCTGCACTGTCAGATGGGCGGCGGCAAGACCCAGGCCACGGAGCTGGTCAAGATGGCCGACATGAAAGAGATCGAAGACGGCAAGGTCGTGATCGAGGGACCCGACGTCAGCGATCTGAAAGAAGGCGAGACCCTGCCTCTCGGGATCTTCATTCAGGTGGCCGGCCGTGAAATGCAGGTCGATTTCGAGCCTATCCTGGAGCGTCAGATCCACCATCTGATCAACTACATCCAGGGCATCATGCACATCGGCCAGCGCGACATCGCCTGGATTCGCGTGAGCAAGGCCGCCATGGAAAAGGAGTTCTCCCTCAAGCACATCGGCGTGGTCCTGCATGCCAAATTCCACCAGGAGTTCGGCAAAATCCTGGACAAGGTCCAGGTGACCCTCTACACCGACAAGAAAAAGGTGGATGAGCTGACCAAGACCGCCCGCGCCGAATACAAGACCCGTGACGAACGCGTCGAGAACATGACCGACGAGGATGTGGAAACCTATTACTCCTGCACCCTCTGCCAGTCCTTTGCGCCCACCCACGTGTGTACGGTCAGCCCGGAAAGAACCGGCCTGTGCGGCGCCTACAACTGGATGGACTGCAAGGCCTCCTTTGAAATCAACCCCACCGGCCCCAACCAACCCATCGAAAAAGGTGAGGTCCTCGACCCGGTGCTGGGGCAGTTTAAGGGCGTCAACGAGTTCGTTAAAAGTGCCTCCCGCGGGGCCATCGATCACTACAATTTCTACTCGATGGTAATTGACCCCATGACCACCTGCGGCTGCTGCGAGTGCATTGCAGCCATGCTGCCGTCCTGCAACGGCGTCATGACTGTCAACCGGGACTACACCGGGGAAACCCCCTGCGGCATGAAGTTCACCACACTGGCCGGGGTGATGGGCGGCGGGGCTTCTTCGCCGGGCTTCGTGGGCCACTCCAAATTCAACATCACCCAGCGTAAGTTCATCAAGGGTGACGGCGGCCTGCTGCGCATGGTTTGGATGCCCAAAATGCTCAAGGAAGAAATCAAAGAGCGCATCGACAAGATGGCCGCAGAGCTGGGTGAACCGGACCTGTACGACAAGATCGCCGATGAAACCGTGGGTATCACCGAAGAAGAGATATTGCCGTGGCTCGAAGAAAAGGGCCACCCGGCACTCTCCATGGATCCTCTGATCGGCTAA
- the cooS gene encoding anaerobic carbon-monoxide dehydrogenase catalytic subunit, producing MAVEKKEKAPKLADPVAASIDVASQEMIARAQELGVETVFDRAVKMKPCNIGIQGICCKNCAMGPCRLPLPKGGIQGEDDRKGLCGATANTIAARNFIRMIAGGASAHSDHGRSVAHVFMSAARKETDAYKIKDTNKLLQIAPYLNVATTVEVDGETRDRDIDEIALEVAEVALKEWGKPEGELLYAKRAPAALYEKWKKTGVVPRNIDREIVEIMHRTHMGVDQDYKNLMKQGTRAAIADGWGGSMLATDLQDVLFGTPYPLQSESNLGVMKEDHVNLVVHGHEPVLSEMIVAVSQKPEIVEYAKSKGAKGIQLSGICCTANEILQRHGVPPAGTYLQQELAIVTGACDAMVVDIQCIFQNLANVAKCFHTKLITTHPIAKMEQDNVIHIEFDEHYALEDAEKIIRMAIDNFENRGAEVMIPRHKTTQVAGFGVESIQYHLGGTFRGDYYTLNDNIINGRIRGIAGVVGCNNARARHNEAHITVVKELIKNDVIVLTTGCNGIACGMAGLLTPESAAVYCGPGLAEVCETVGIPPVLSLGSCVDNSRILLAATEVVKAGGLGNDICDLPAAGSAPEWMSEKAISIGHYFVASGVYTVFGLHLPTSGAPVFHDYISKEMEKLYGGKWDLEADPIKHAQLMIAHIDKKRKELGIDKARERVLMDMADRQALEA from the coding sequence ATGGCAGTAGAAAAAAAGGAAAAAGCCCCGAAATTAGCAGATCCGGTAGCGGCGTCCATCGATGTCGCCAGCCAGGAAATGATTGCTCGCGCCCAGGAACTGGGTGTGGAAACCGTTTTCGACCGGGCCGTCAAAATGAAGCCCTGCAACATCGGCATCCAGGGAATCTGCTGCAAAAATTGCGCCATGGGCCCCTGCCGCCTGCCGCTCCCCAAGGGTGGCATCCAGGGCGAGGATGACCGCAAGGGCCTCTGCGGCGCCACCGCCAACACGATCGCGGCGCGAAACTTCATCCGTATGATCGCCGGCGGTGCTTCGGCCCATTCCGACCACGGCCGCAGCGTCGCGCACGTATTCATGTCGGCCGCCAGGAAAGAGACCGACGCCTACAAGATCAAGGACACCAACAAGCTGCTGCAGATCGCTCCCTATCTGAACGTAGCCACCACCGTGGAGGTGGACGGCGAGACCAGGGACCGCGACATCGACGAAATCGCTCTCGAGGTAGCCGAAGTGGCTCTCAAAGAGTGGGGCAAGCCCGAAGGCGAACTGCTGTACGCCAAAAGAGCACCCGCGGCCCTGTACGAAAAATGGAAAAAAACCGGTGTCGTCCCCCGCAATATCGACCGTGAAATCGTCGAAATCATGCACCGGACCCACATGGGCGTGGACCAGGACTACAAGAACCTGATGAAGCAGGGCACCCGCGCGGCCATCGCCGACGGCTGGGGCGGCTCCATGCTGGCGACCGATCTCCAGGACGTCTTGTTCGGAACCCCCTACCCCCTGCAGTCCGAATCCAACCTGGGTGTCATGAAAGAAGACCATGTCAACCTCGTGGTCCACGGCCATGAACCGGTTCTGTCGGAAATGATCGTGGCGGTATCCCAGAAACCCGAAATCGTCGAATACGCCAAGTCCAAAGGCGCCAAAGGCATCCAGCTCAGCGGTATCTGTTGCACGGCCAACGAGATCCTGCAGCGCCACGGCGTTCCCCCCGCAGGCACCTACCTGCAGCAGGAACTGGCCATCGTCACCGGCGCCTGCGATGCCATGGTGGTGGACATCCAGTGCATCTTTCAGAACCTGGCCAACGTGGCCAAGTGCTTCCACACCAAGCTGATCACCACCCACCCCATCGCCAAGATGGAGCAGGACAATGTGATTCATATCGAGTTCGACGAGCACTACGCCCTGGAAGATGCGGAGAAGATTATACGCATGGCCATCGACAACTTCGAGAACAGGGGCGCGGAGGTCATGATTCCAAGGCACAAAACCACGCAGGTAGCCGGTTTTGGCGTGGAATCGATTCAGTATCACCTGGGCGGCACGTTCCGAGGCGACTACTACACGCTCAACGACAACATCATCAACGGCCGTATCCGCGGCATTGCCGGCGTGGTCGGCTGCAACAATGCCCGGGCCCGGCACAATGAAGCCCACATAACCGTGGTCAAGGAGCTCATCAAAAACGATGTGATCGTGCTCACCACCGGATGCAACGGCATCGCCTGCGGCATGGCAGGGCTGCTGACACCGGAATCCGCGGCGGTCTACTGCGGACCGGGCCTGGCGGAAGTGTGTGAAACCGTCGGTATTCCACCGGTTCTCAGCCTGGGATCCTGCGTCGACAACAGCCGTATCCTGCTGGCGGCCACCGAAGTGGTCAAGGCCGGCGGATTGGGCAACGACATTTGTGACCTGCCGGCGGCGGGCAGCGCCCCGGAATGGATGAGCGAGAAGGCCATCAGCATCGGTCACTATTTTGTCGCCTCCGGCGTCTACACCGTTTTCGGGCTGCATCTACCCACGTCCGGGGCACCGGTTTTTCATGATTACATCTCCAAAGAAATGGAAAAGCTCTATGGAGGCAAATGGGATCTGGAAGCCGATCCGATCAAGCATGCACAACTGATGATCGCCCATATCGACAAAAAACGGAAAGAACTGGGCATTGACAAGGCCAGAGAGAGGGTCCTCATGGACATGGCGGACCGCCAGGCCCTCGAGGCTTAA
- a CDS encoding ASKHA domain-containing protein has product MTSYTVRFLPHDKTVQIPEGEILIRAAIEAGVHVNASCGGEGVCGKCRVIVEKGEVEGGLSERLSDDDRRKGYRLACQSRVMQDITVRIPVESTVDASVLNTRSTPRQTARIRQMDLDDLKEKGLFLAPVEKKYLELPEPTADDHLPDVTRLVSFLKLKHDERRIKVSLPVIRKMPDLLRKDNFKITATLERPVREIGKTDIINVQPGDTSDRNYAIAVDIGTTTVYGQLIDLVTGDVLAENGDFNAQISYGEDVISRIVYAEKEGGLEKLHQIVVGTINTIIGKLFKKSGVDRDDISAITLAGNTTMTQLLLKVNPRYIRRSPYVPAATLYPPVKAVDLGIELNDHVSALVYPAVSSYVGGDIVAGVMGSGMYLTDKLTLFMDIGTNAEIVVGNREWFACAACSAGPAFEGGGIEFGMRASKGAIEDFSIDPDTLEPMNICIGNVRPKGICGSGLIIMVATFFEMGIINNLGKFDRDLETPRIREKDGVYEYVLAWKNETQIDRDIVLTEIDIENLIRAKGAIYSGCLTLLEEVGLSVKDLEHIILAGGFGSYIDLERAMVIGLLPEIDPAKITYIGNGSLMGAKMSSLSNHIRRNVVEVTKNMTNFELSETVSYMDNYIAALFLPHTDMEQFPKLKARMKKNIKLTAGYKSKPTSLP; this is encoded by the coding sequence ATGACAAGCTACACCGTCCGTTTCCTTCCCCACGATAAAACCGTCCAGATCCCCGAGGGGGAAATCCTTATTCGTGCAGCCATAGAAGCCGGCGTGCATGTCAATGCCTCCTGCGGTGGCGAAGGGGTATGCGGAAAATGCCGCGTGATTGTAGAAAAGGGGGAAGTGGAAGGCGGTCTCAGTGAACGGCTCAGCGATGACGACCGCCGTAAGGGGTACCGGCTCGCCTGCCAGAGCCGTGTCATGCAGGATATCACCGTACGTATTCCGGTCGAGTCCACGGTGGATGCCAGCGTATTGAACACCCGCAGCACCCCCAGGCAGACCGCCCGCATCCGGCAAATGGATCTCGACGACCTCAAGGAAAAGGGCCTTTTCCTGGCACCGGTGGAAAAGAAATATCTCGAACTTCCCGAGCCTACGGCGGACGACCACCTGCCGGACGTCACCCGGCTGGTCAGTTTTCTGAAGCTGAAGCACGATGAACGCCGCATCAAGGTCAGCCTGCCCGTCATTCGCAAGATGCCTGATTTGTTGCGAAAGGATAATTTCAAAATTACAGCCACCCTGGAACGGCCTGTTCGTGAAATCGGCAAGACCGACATCATCAATGTGCAGCCGGGCGACACCAGCGACCGCAACTACGCCATTGCCGTGGACATCGGTACTACCACCGTCTACGGCCAGCTCATCGACCTCGTAACCGGCGATGTTCTGGCTGAAAACGGGGACTTCAACGCCCAGATCAGCTATGGGGAAGACGTGATCAGCAGGATTGTCTACGCTGAAAAAGAGGGCGGGCTCGAAAAACTGCACCAAATCGTGGTGGGCACGATCAACACAATTATCGGCAAACTTTTTAAAAAGTCGGGTGTGGACAGGGACGACATCTCAGCCATCACCCTGGCCGGCAACACCACCATGACACAGCTTCTGCTGAAAGTGAACCCGCGCTACATCAGGCGTTCCCCCTATGTTCCGGCGGCCACCCTCTACCCTCCGGTAAAGGCCGTCGACCTGGGCATCGAATTGAACGACCATGTGTCCGCCCTGGTTTATCCAGCGGTTTCCAGCTACGTGGGCGGTGACATCGTTGCCGGCGTCATGGGATCGGGCATGTATCTCACGGATAAGCTGACCCTGTTTATGGACATCGGCACCAATGCGGAGATCGTCGTGGGAAACCGGGAATGGTTTGCCTGCGCAGCCTGTTCCGCGGGGCCGGCATTCGAGGGCGGCGGCATCGAATTCGGCATGCGGGCCTCCAAGGGGGCCATAGAAGATTTTTCCATAGATCCGGATACGCTGGAGCCCATGAACATCTGTATTGGCAATGTCCGACCCAAAGGCATATGCGGCTCGGGCCTCATCATCATGGTGGCCACCTTCTTCGAAATGGGAATTATTAACAATCTCGGAAAGTTCGATCGCGATCTGGAAACGCCGCGCATCCGTGAAAAAGACGGTGTATACGAATATGTCCTGGCATGGAAGAATGAAACCCAGATCGACAGGGACATCGTGCTGACGGAAATCGACATCGAGAACCTGATTCGCGCCAAGGGAGCGATTTACAGCGGCTGCCTGACCCTCCTGGAGGAGGTCGGTCTTTCGGTTAAGGATCTGGAGCACATCATTCTGGCGGGAGGATTCGGCAGCTACATCGATCTGGAACGCGCCATGGTGATCGGCCTGCTCCCGGAGATCGACCCCGCAAAAATCACCTATATCGGCAATGGGTCACTGATGGGGGCGAAAATGAGCTCCCTCAGCAACCACATTCGCCGCAATGTCGTCGAAGTGACCAAAAACATGACGAATTTCGAGTTGTCTGAAACCGTGTCCTACATGGACAATTACATCGCCGCCCTCTTCCTGCCCCATACGGACATGGAACAGTTCCCCAAATTGAAGGCACGGATGAAAAAAAATATAAAATTAACAGCCGGTTATAAATCAAAACCGACATCCCTCCCTTAA
- a CDS encoding acetyl-CoA decarbonylase/synthase complex subunit gamma, with protein MALTGIQIFKLLPKTNCKECGVPTCLAFAMNLASGKAELDSCPYVSDEAKEQLAEASAPPIRPVKIGKGVRAFTTGGETVQYRHEKTFFNPTALAAMVASDIADADLEAKLNVWNAFQFERVGLNLRPELVALKDANGDAGAFAAKAKTIAETSEFNLVLMSDSLDAMKAAVEAAGFKRPLIYAATEANVDDFGALAKDNDLPLAVKADSVEALVPLTEKLTEMGLKDLVLDPGSRDVKQALEDQIAIRRASLKNGNRAVGFPTITFPCEMASNLEMETLLAGMFIAKYGGIVALSDFTGESLFPLLLERLNIFTDPQRPMTVTEGIYEINNPDENSPVLVTTNFALTYFIVSGEIEGSRVPAYLLIKDAEGLSVMTAWAAGKFAGDDVGMFVKKSGIMDKVKHTELVIPGYAAAIAGDVEEELPGWTITVGPREAAHISGFLKSK; from the coding sequence ATGGCATTAACCGGTATTCAAATTTTCAAACTCCTGCCAAAAACCAACTGCAAGGAATGCGGTGTGCCCACGTGCCTTGCTTTTGCCATGAACCTGGCTTCGGGCAAGGCGGAGCTGGACAGTTGTCCGTACGTTTCGGACGAGGCCAAGGAGCAACTGGCCGAAGCCTCGGCACCGCCGATTCGTCCGGTAAAAATCGGTAAAGGCGTCAGAGCCTTTACCACCGGCGGTGAGACCGTTCAGTACCGTCATGAAAAAACCTTTTTCAACCCAACCGCCCTGGCGGCCATGGTCGCATCTGACATTGCGGACGCCGACCTGGAAGCCAAACTCAATGTCTGGAACGCCTTCCAGTTTGAACGGGTCGGCCTCAACTTGAGGCCCGAACTCGTCGCCCTGAAAGACGCCAACGGCGATGCCGGCGCCTTCGCGGCCAAAGCCAAAACCATCGCGGAAACATCCGAATTCAACCTGGTGCTGATGTCCGACAGCCTCGATGCCATGAAGGCCGCCGTCGAAGCCGCCGGGTTCAAGCGCCCCCTGATCTATGCCGCCACCGAGGCCAATGTCGATGATTTCGGCGCCCTGGCCAAGGATAACGATCTGCCGCTGGCGGTCAAAGCCGATTCGGTCGAAGCTCTGGTGCCATTGACGGAAAAACTGACGGAAATGGGCCTCAAGGATCTGGTGCTCGACCCCGGTTCCCGCGATGTCAAGCAGGCCCTGGAAGACCAGATCGCCATCCGGCGGGCCTCCCTCAAAAACGGCAACCGCGCCGTGGGATTCCCGACCATCACCTTCCCGTGCGAAATGGCGTCCAATCTGGAGATGGAAACCCTTCTGGCTGGCATGTTCATCGCCAAATACGGCGGCATAGTGGCCCTGTCCGATTTCACGGGGGAAAGTCTGTTCCCGCTACTGCTTGAACGCCTGAACATCTTCACCGACCCGCAGCGGCCCATGACCGTCACCGAAGGCATTTACGAAATCAACAACCCGGACGAAAACTCGCCCGTCCTGGTCACCACCAACTTCGCCCTGACGTACTTCATCGTCAGCGGCGAAATCGAAGGCAGCCGCGTTCCGGCTTACCTGTTGATCAAGGACGCCGAGGGTCTTTCCGTCATGACCGCCTGGGCGGCCGGTAAATTCGCCGGTGACGACGTGGGCATGTTCGTCAAGAAAAGCGGCATCATGGACAAGGTCAAGCATACCGAGCTTGTCATCCCCGGTTATGCAGCGGCCATCGCCGGCGATGTCGAGGAAGAGCTTCCCGGCTGGACTATTACCGTCGGTCCCAGGGAGGCGGCGCATATTTCGGGATTTCTGAAATCCAAATAA